A region of Streptomyces sp. R44 DNA encodes the following proteins:
- a CDS encoding bifunctional 3'-5' exonuclease/DNA polymerase: MSERWALGVEGEGDGALLAPLAPDGRPTGPVRREPDLVAAVRARPDVARWVWRSTAEVYPRLLAAGVRVERCYDIEDAEQLLLGHEGRLGEPRSAAAALARLHHAPVPPDPPQRAAEPGSQDSLFEPRPTASVPFEGLLGVYAEQLRRHDRAEHPGRMRLLTAAESAGMLVAAEMHRAGLPWRADVHRELLNELLGERYAGGGEPRRLAELADEVSAAFGRRVRPDLPADVVKAFTQAGIRVRSTRRWELAEIDHPAVEPLIAYKKLYRIWTAHGWSWLADWVRDGRFRPEYLPGGTVSGRWTTNGGGALQIPKVIRRAVVADEGWRLVVADADQMEPRVLAAISRDPGLMEVAGHPDDLYTRLSDRAFSGDRDHAKIALLGAIYGQTSGDGLKNLAALRRRFPRAVAYVDEAAKAGEEGRLVRTWLGRTSPRAVGSGEDEEAGIPQEGAEPEPESGEFVPGYASGNARARGRFTRNFVVQGSAADWALLMLAALRRSLSGMRAELVFFQHDEVIVHCPAEEAEAVTEAIRAAGDEAGRIAFGETPVRFPFTTATVERYADAK; the protein is encoded by the coding sequence ATGAGCGAGAGGTGGGCGCTGGGCGTCGAGGGCGAAGGGGACGGCGCCCTGCTCGCACCCCTCGCCCCCGACGGCCGCCCCACCGGCCCCGTGCGCCGCGAGCCCGATCTCGTGGCGGCCGTGCGGGCGCGGCCCGACGTCGCCCGCTGGGTGTGGCGGTCGACGGCCGAGGTCTATCCGCGGCTCCTCGCCGCCGGCGTCCGCGTCGAGCGCTGCTACGACATCGAGGACGCCGAGCAGCTCCTCCTCGGCCACGAGGGCCGGCTCGGTGAGCCGCGCTCGGCGGCGGCCGCCCTGGCCCGCCTGCACCACGCCCCCGTACCCCCGGATCCCCCGCAGCGCGCCGCCGAGCCCGGTTCGCAGGACTCGCTCTTCGAGCCCCGCCCCACCGCCTCCGTGCCCTTCGAGGGGCTCCTCGGCGTCTACGCGGAGCAGCTGCGCCGCCATGACCGGGCCGAGCACCCCGGCCGGATGCGGCTGCTCACCGCCGCCGAGTCGGCCGGGATGCTGGTGGCCGCCGAGATGCACCGGGCCGGGCTGCCGTGGCGCGCGGACGTGCACCGGGAGCTGCTGAACGAGCTGCTCGGCGAGCGGTACGCGGGCGGTGGCGAGCCGCGCCGCCTCGCGGAGCTCGCCGACGAGGTGTCGGCGGCGTTCGGGCGCCGGGTGCGGCCCGATCTGCCCGCCGACGTGGTGAAGGCCTTCACGCAGGCCGGGATCCGGGTCAGGTCCACGCGCCGCTGGGAGCTCGCCGAGATCGACCACCCGGCCGTGGAGCCGCTCATCGCGTACAAGAAGCTGTACCGGATCTGGACGGCCCACGGCTGGTCCTGGCTGGCCGACTGGGTGCGCGACGGCCGCTTCCGGCCCGAGTACCTGCCCGGCGGCACGGTCAGCGGGCGCTGGACGACCAACGGCGGCGGCGCCCTGCAGATCCCGAAGGTGATCCGGCGGGCGGTCGTCGCCGACGAGGGCTGGCGGCTCGTGGTCGCCGACGCCGACCAGATGGAACCGCGCGTGCTGGCCGCGATCTCCCGCGACCCGGGTCTGATGGAGGTCGCGGGGCACCCCGACGACCTCTACACCCGGCTGTCCGACCGCGCCTTCTCCGGCGACCGCGACCACGCCAAGATCGCGCTGCTCGGCGCGATCTACGGGCAGACCAGCGGCGACGGCCTGAAGAACCTCGCGGCCCTGCGCCGCCGCTTCCCGCGCGCGGTGGCCTATGTCGACGAGGCGGCGAAGGCGGGCGAGGAGGGCCGGCTCGTACGGACCTGGCTGGGCCGGACCAGCCCGCGGGCGGTCGGCTCGGGCGAGGACGAGGAGGCCGGGATCCCGCAGGAGGGCGCCGAACCGGAGCCGGAGAGCGGCGAGTTCGTCCCCGGGTACGCCTCGGGGAACGCCCGGGCCCGCGGCCGGTTCACCCGTAACTTCGTCGTCCAGGGCAGCGCCGCCGACTGGGCGCTCCTGATGCTGGCGGCGCTGCGGCGCTCCCTGTCGGGGATGCGGGCGGAGCTGGTGTTCTTCCAGCACGACGAGGTGATCGTGCACTGCCCCGCGGAGGAGGCGGAGGCGGTGACGGAGGCGATCCGGGCGGCCGGGGACGAGGCCGGGCGGATCGCGTTCGGGGAGACGCCGGTCCGGTTCCCGTTCACGACGGCGACCGTCGAGCGGTACGCGGACGCGAAGTAG
- a CDS encoding SigE family RNA polymerase sigma factor — protein sequence MRKSRADEFLEFAAARTGHLFRSACLLTSGDTHLAEDLTQETLGRMYAHWGRMARVGNPAAYAQTVLVRTFLTHQRRRSATERPLGELPDRAPEYGEDPALRIALLDALAGLAPKDRAVVVLRYWEDRSIEETADALHVSSAAVRTRSVRALATLRERLGGSVAAFATR from the coding sequence ATGAGAAAGTCCCGCGCGGACGAGTTCCTGGAGTTCGCCGCCGCACGAACAGGGCACCTTTTCCGCTCGGCATGCCTGCTGACCAGCGGAGACACGCACCTCGCCGAGGACCTCACCCAGGAGACCCTCGGCCGGATGTACGCCCACTGGGGCCGCATGGCGCGGGTCGGGAACCCCGCCGCGTACGCCCAGACCGTGCTCGTACGCACCTTCCTCACCCACCAGCGGCGCCGCTCGGCCACCGAGCGCCCGCTCGGCGAGCTGCCCGACCGCGCCCCCGAGTACGGCGAGGACCCGGCCCTGCGGATCGCGCTGCTCGACGCGCTCGCCGGCCTCGCGCCGAAGGACCGGGCGGTCGTCGTCCTGCGGTACTGGGAGGACCGCAGCATCGAGGAGACCGCCGACGCCCTGCACGTCAGCTCCGCCGCCGTACGCACCCGCTCCGTGCGGGCGCTCGCCACGCTGCGGGAACGGCTCGGCGGCAGCGTCGCCGCGTTCGCCACCCGCTGA
- a CDS encoding DUF6479 family protein — MNTLSAAENLAAGVWQSGLAQVIGGLVVVFVLIGAFWLGIRINARESKKPKPEEQPHRPDTDALPGEVEEYRQPAEMPQTDGEHRLMPYQLKNAGEASTEPPSEEKRKWGGISSGGFGSGGTGHGD, encoded by the coding sequence ATGAACACTCTCAGCGCAGCAGAGAACCTGGCCGCTGGGGTTTGGCAGTCAGGTCTGGCCCAGGTCATCGGCGGGCTCGTCGTCGTCTTCGTCCTCATCGGCGCCTTCTGGCTGGGCATCCGGATCAACGCCCGCGAATCGAAGAAGCCGAAGCCGGAGGAACAGCCGCACCGGCCCGACACGGACGCACTGCCCGGCGAGGTGGAGGAGTACCGCCAGCCGGCCGAGATGCCCCAGACCGACGGCGAGCACCGGCTCATGCCCTACCAGCTCAAGAACGCCGGAGAGGCCTCGACCGAGCCACCCTCCGAGGAGAAGCGCAAGTGGGGCGGCATCTCCAGCGGTGGCTTCGGCAGCGGAGGCACCGGACACGGCGACTGA
- a CDS encoding pyridoxamine 5'-phosphate oxidase family protein — protein sequence MRHKGSHRRADLDAVLAAGFLCHLGVTVDGTTMVVPTAYGVDGDRLYLHGSVASRSLVQAPDTTVCVTVTHVDGLVLARSVFEHGVNYRCAMIYGVPEIVTDPEEKLRGLRALTEQSSPGQWEYARQPSRKELAATALLALDLTEASVKTADGPPDDGDSEDAALGLWAGVLPVVTTFGEPVTDPVLPADFAPPAHIASRAGRILGGEPAQV from the coding sequence ATGCGCCACAAGGGCAGCCACCGGCGCGCCGACCTGGACGCCGTGCTCGCCGCCGGCTTCCTCTGCCACCTCGGCGTCACCGTCGACGGCACGACGATGGTGGTGCCCACGGCGTACGGCGTGGACGGCGACCGGCTCTATCTGCACGGCTCGGTCGCCAGCCGCAGCCTGGTCCAGGCCCCGGACACCACCGTCTGCGTCACGGTCACGCACGTCGACGGCCTCGTCCTCGCCCGCTCCGTCTTCGAGCACGGGGTGAACTACCGCTGCGCGATGATCTACGGCGTCCCCGAGATCGTGACCGACCCGGAGGAGAAGCTCCGCGGGCTGCGGGCCCTGACCGAGCAGAGCTCCCCGGGCCAGTGGGAGTACGCGCGGCAGCCCAGCCGCAAGGAGCTGGCCGCGACCGCGCTCCTCGCGCTCGACCTGACCGAGGCCTCCGTGAAGACCGCCGACGGCCCGCCGGACGACGGCGACTCCGAGGACGCGGCGCTCGGCCTGTGGGCCGGCGTGCTCCCGGTGGTGACCACCTTCGGCGAGCCGGTCACCGACCCGGTCCTCCCCGCGGACTTCGCCCCGCCGGCGCACATCGCCTCGCGCGCGGGCCGGATCCTGGGCGGCGAACCCGCCCAGGTGTAG
- a CDS encoding lysine N(6)-hydroxylase/L-ornithine N(5)-oxygenase family protein: MNATTNETTPVYDIVGVGFGPANLALAIAIEEYNEQAAPDERLTAVFLEKQPNFGWHRGMLLPDATMQVSFLKDLATMRNPRSRFGFVPYLHDRGRLVDFINHKLLFPTREEFHDYLQWAANGVDHMVRYGLEVTAIRPAGAAGPVVEVDVAAVGEAEAVTYRARNLVIGTGLVPRLPEGVTSSERLWHSSEFLHRLAALPTGNPRRFVVAGAGQSAAEIADHLHRTYEGAEVVAVHTRYGYSPADDSPYANRIFDPEAVDLYHGAEPSVRRTLMDYHRNTNYGVVDMDLIEELYRRSYQEKVRGEQRLRILGVTRLTEAVEGPDGVRVQVRNLATGETETMEADAVVYATGYSEPDPGRLLGALDAACARDEDGRLRVRRDYRVETAPEVEAGIYLMGGTEHSHGITANLLSMAAVRAGEICDSLVAGRHDGRRSDRRKSVAVTG, translated from the coding sequence ATGAACGCGACCACGAACGAGACCACTCCCGTCTACGACATCGTCGGCGTCGGCTTCGGGCCCGCCAACCTCGCCCTCGCGATCGCCATCGAGGAGTACAACGAGCAGGCCGCGCCCGACGAGCGGCTCACGGCCGTCTTCCTGGAGAAGCAGCCGAACTTCGGCTGGCACCGGGGCATGCTCCTGCCGGACGCCACGATGCAGGTCTCGTTCCTGAAGGACCTGGCCACGATGCGCAATCCGCGCAGCCGCTTCGGTTTCGTGCCGTACCTCCACGACCGCGGCCGTCTGGTCGACTTCATCAACCACAAGCTGCTGTTCCCGACCCGTGAGGAGTTCCACGACTACCTCCAGTGGGCCGCCAACGGCGTGGACCACATGGTCCGTTACGGGCTCGAAGTCACCGCGATCCGTCCCGCGGGGGCCGCCGGACCCGTCGTCGAGGTCGACGTCGCCGCCGTCGGGGAGGCCGAGGCCGTCACGTACCGGGCGCGGAACCTCGTCATCGGCACCGGCCTCGTCCCCCGGCTCCCCGAGGGCGTCACGTCCTCCGAACGCCTCTGGCACAGCAGCGAGTTCCTGCACCGGCTCGCCGCCCTGCCCACCGGGAACCCGCGCCGGTTCGTCGTCGCCGGGGCCGGGCAGAGCGCCGCCGAGATCGCCGACCACCTCCACCGGACGTACGAGGGGGCCGAGGTCGTCGCCGTCCACACGCGGTACGGCTACAGCCCGGCCGACGACAGCCCGTACGCGAACCGGATCTTCGACCCGGAGGCCGTCGACCTCTACCACGGGGCCGAGCCGTCCGTCCGCCGGACGCTCATGGACTACCACCGCAACACCAACTACGGCGTCGTCGACATGGACCTCATCGAGGAGCTCTACCGACGCTCGTACCAGGAGAAGGTCCGCGGCGAGCAGCGGCTGCGGATCCTCGGCGTCACCCGGCTCACCGAGGCCGTGGAAGGCCCCGACGGGGTCCGCGTCCAGGTGCGGAACCTTGCCACCGGCGAGACGGAGACGATGGAGGCGGACGCCGTCGTCTACGCCACCGGTTACTCCGAGCCCGACCCGGGCCGGCTGCTCGGCGCGCTCGACGCGGCCTGCGCGCGCGACGAGGACGGCCGACTGCGGGTCCGCCGCGACTACCGGGTGGAGACCGCGCCGGAGGTGGAGGCCGGGATCTATCTGATGGGCGGCACCGAGCACTCGCACGGCATCACGGCCAACCTGCTCTCGATGGCGGCGGTCCGGGCCGGCGAGATCTGCGACTCCCTGGTGGCGGGCCGTCACGACGGGCGGCGTTCCGACAGGCGGAAGTCGGTGGCGGTGACGGGCTGA
- a CDS encoding APC family permease → MTDLLQRPGAAQRPTALGVRALVVFYVSSLVGTGILLVPGLTERQAGPAALLAWLALALSSYPFARFFAEMSAWRPDASGLAAMVEAGFGRRPGRAAALLLVATYVIGNPVMGIVSARCLLGLIGQPDGPVYPIAIGFMALSAAFTLLGLTAGARVQAAALVVLLLGLGGAVVLAVPRFDAGQYTPFLTHGWGGVGIAVVTAFFSFLGWENVSTLAEQVDDPARSYRRAIRWAVPIVGLLYAAVTAAYLAVPGDEPVVITALLGASLGDGGAIAGDLLALGLAVVATNAWVLGATRVVRAAARERILPHALADRPVPATVALALAYAAVLGTLTLTGTGEELVLVVTSSAFLLLYVAAAAAALRARGTGRALRATAVVTLVIAAVFLSFAGTGLLLALLLAAGCAALAGRTRTS, encoded by the coding sequence ATGACCGATCTGCTGCAGCGGCCCGGGGCCGCACAGCGACCCACCGCCCTGGGCGTGCGCGCGCTCGTCGTGTTCTACGTCAGCAGTCTCGTCGGGACCGGCATCCTTCTGGTGCCGGGTCTCACCGAGCGGCAGGCCGGCCCCGCCGCGCTGCTCGCCTGGCTGGCGCTCGCGCTCAGCTCGTACCCCTTCGCGCGTTTCTTCGCGGAGATGTCGGCCTGGCGCCCCGACGCCTCCGGCCTCGCCGCGATGGTGGAGGCCGGGTTCGGCCGCCGCCCCGGGCGGGCCGCGGCGCTGCTCCTCGTCGCCACGTACGTCATCGGGAATCCGGTGATGGGCATCGTGTCCGCCCGCTGTCTGCTGGGACTGATCGGCCAGCCGGACGGGCCCGTGTACCCGATCGCGATCGGCTTCATGGCGCTGTCCGCCGCGTTCACCCTGCTCGGCCTCACGGCCGGCGCCCGGGTGCAGGCCGCCGCCCTGGTCGTGCTGCTGCTCGGCCTCGGCGGGGCCGTGGTGCTCGCGGTGCCGCGGTTCGACGCGGGGCAGTACACCCCGTTCCTCACGCACGGCTGGGGCGGCGTCGGCATCGCCGTCGTCACCGCCTTCTTCTCCTTCCTCGGCTGGGAGAACGTCTCGACCCTCGCCGAGCAGGTCGACGACCCGGCCCGCAGCTACCGCCGCGCGATCCGCTGGGCGGTGCCGATCGTCGGGCTGCTGTACGCGGCGGTGACGGCCGCCTACCTGGCCGTCCCCGGCGACGAGCCCGTCGTCATCACCGCCCTCCTCGGCGCCTCGCTCGGCGACGGCGGCGCGATCGCCGGCGATCTCCTCGCCCTCGGGCTCGCGGTGGTCGCCACCAACGCCTGGGTCCTCGGCGCGACCCGGGTCGTCCGGGCCGCCGCCCGCGAGCGGATCCTGCCGCACGCCCTGGCCGACCGCCCGGTGCCGGCGACCGTCGCCCTCGCCCTCGCGTACGCGGCCGTCCTGGGCACCCTGACCCTCACCGGCACCGGTGAGGAGCTGGTGCTCGTCGTCACCAGCAGCGCCTTCCTGCTCCTGTACGTGGCCGCCGCCGCGGCCGCCCTGCGGGCCCGCGGCACCGGCCGCGCCCTGCGCGCGACCGCCGTCGTGACCCTGGTGATCGCGGCCGTCTTCCTCTCCTTCGCCGGTACGGGGCTGCTGCTCGCCCTGCTCCTCGCCGCCGGCTGCGCCGCCCTCGCCGGCCGCACCCGTACCTCCTGA
- a CDS encoding FAD-dependent oxidoreductase → MPDRELLPRGAVVGPFSGPRAAWGEHLERAAERYGTAVNWELYDDRGEAETARQIAEAVVAEGRHALVVGHFNSAGAAAALPVYRAAGLPVLLPLATTPGLLADSAGTMLRWCPDDRAQAVDLLASVREAGHARVAVTHDGSAYGERLALLVREASAVTRPALPSGPVVSDGSGPATGGVPVPAVLAEAPPLDVLDGPGGRDVTALVVCGTHHGAARVGREWRQGGYEGAFWFTDDCAVDEFAELLGPPAGSASVARMRGGPEAHVDAAFAAATAALSEDAGRTGRTLLAAVRALADRGFTALGEPEAGSVGWDFVPVPEAAAPRTRTAGRHGRAYDVIVVGAGVVGAATASVLARHGARVALVAPMDGRQDHATAWSGGLVRSFEADPYLRGLALRSHHLAWGPAALAPGPYGFMTTGSLVLCGDADLEQAEKGVAELNGAGVPAELLDPDVLGARFPGLSVDGVTAAVWEPEAGYADPPRTARVYRDRALAHGARLLPARVRELDAPPGADRVRVLLEPGGPVEAFAVVLAAGGGTGEIAGHRLSGADAGRTKAIRYGFFHHPATAGLPTVVDMVSGVWGRPQLTGEAAGGYMAGRPVDEWDVPPGGLATLTDEHVAYIRQGAAARWPWLADPATRFLGGRQGVDLYTPHSRPHLGRERADSRIVLATGWSGAGFKTAPAAAELAAAEALDVLGGA, encoded by the coding sequence GTGCCTGACAGGGAGCTCCTTCCGCGCGGCGCCGTCGTCGGGCCCTTCTCGGGGCCCCGGGCGGCCTGGGGCGAGCACCTGGAGCGGGCCGCCGAGCGGTACGGGACCGCGGTGAACTGGGAGCTGTACGACGACCGGGGTGAGGCCGAGACGGCCCGGCAGATCGCCGAGGCGGTCGTCGCCGAGGGCCGGCACGCGCTGGTCGTCGGGCACTTCAACAGCGCCGGCGCCGCGGCGGCCCTCCCCGTCTACCGGGCGGCCGGACTCCCCGTCCTCCTCCCGCTGGCCACCACGCCCGGCCTCCTCGCCGACAGCGCGGGCACGATGCTCCGCTGGTGCCCGGACGACCGGGCCCAGGCGGTCGACCTGCTCGCGTCCGTACGGGAGGCGGGCCACGCCCGGGTCGCCGTGACGCACGACGGCAGCGCGTACGGGGAACGCCTTGCGCTGCTCGTACGGGAGGCGTCGGCGGTCACCCGGCCCGCCCTGCCGTCGGGGCCCGTGGTCTCCGACGGGAGCGGGCCCGCGACGGGCGGAGTGCCGGTGCCGGCCGTCCTGGCCGAAGCTCCTCCGCTCGACGTCCTCGACGGGCCCGGAGGCCGGGACGTCACCGCGCTCGTCGTCTGCGGGACCCACCACGGGGCCGCGCGGGTGGGCCGGGAGTGGCGGCAGGGCGGGTACGAGGGGGCGTTCTGGTTCACCGACGACTGCGCGGTGGACGAGTTCGCGGAACTGCTCGGGCCGCCCGCCGGCTCCGCCTCCGTGGCCCGGATGCGCGGCGGGCCCGAAGCGCACGTGGACGCTGCCTTCGCGGCCGCCACCGCCGCGCTCTCCGAGGACGCCGGGCGCACCGGACGCACCCTCCTCGCGGCCGTACGGGCCCTCGCCGACCGGGGGTTCACCGCGCTCGGCGAACCCGAGGCCGGGAGCGTGGGCTGGGACTTCGTGCCGGTGCCGGAGGCCGCCGCGCCCCGTACCCGTACCGCCGGACGGCACGGGCGGGCGTACGACGTCATCGTCGTCGGCGCCGGGGTCGTCGGCGCCGCCACCGCGTCCGTACTCGCCCGGCACGGCGCCCGGGTCGCGCTCGTCGCGCCCATGGACGGGCGCCAGGACCACGCCACCGCCTGGTCCGGCGGGCTCGTCCGGTCCTTCGAGGCCGACCCGTACCTGCGGGGGCTCGCCCTGCGCAGCCACCACCTCGCCTGGGGGCCGGCCGCGCTCGCACCCGGACCGTACGGCTTCATGACCACCGGGTCGCTCGTCCTCTGCGGCGACGCCGACCTGGAACAGGCCGAGAAGGGCGTTGCCGAGCTCAACGGAGCGGGCGTACCGGCGGAGTTGCTGGACCCGGACGTCCTCGGGGCCCGCTTCCCCGGCCTCTCCGTCGACGGCGTCACCGCCGCCGTGTGGGAACCCGAGGCCGGTTACGCCGACCCGCCCCGCACCGCGCGGGTCTACCGCGACCGCGCCCTCGCCCACGGGGCCCGGCTGCTGCCCGCCCGGGTCCGGGAACTCGACGCCCCGCCCGGGGCCGACCGGGTCCGCGTCCTCCTCGAACCCGGCGGACCCGTCGAGGCCTTCGCGGTCGTCCTCGCGGCCGGCGGCGGCACCGGGGAGATCGCCGGGCACCGGCTGAGCGGCGCGGACGCCGGACGGACCAAGGCCATCCGGTACGGCTTCTTCCACCACCCCGCCACGGCCGGTCTGCCGACCGTCGTCGACATGGTGAGCGGTGTGTGGGGGCGGCCGCAGCTCACCGGGGAGGCGGCGGGGGGCTACATGGCGGGGCGGCCGGTCGACGAGTGGGACGTGCCCCCGGGCGGGCTCGCCACGCTGACCGACGAGCACGTGGCGTACATCCGCCAGGGGGCCGCCGCGCGGTGGCCGTGGCTCGCCGACCCCGCGACCCGCTTCCTCGGCGGCCGCCAGGGCGTCGACCTCTACACACCGCACTCCCGCCCGCACCTGGGCCGCGAACGGGCCGACAGCCGGATCGTCCTCGCGACGGGGTGGTCGGGCGCGGGCTTCAAGACGGCGCCGGCGGCGGCGGAACTGGCGGCGGCGGAGGCGCTGGACGTCCTGGGGGGCGCGTGA
- a CDS encoding class I tRNA ligase family protein, producing the protein MSDTTAHWITATPPTPNGDLHIGHLAGPYLAGDVLRRFLAAEGTGPVRYTTGLDDHQSYVPVRGLNDGGRKGDEVADGYGASIESVWRQAGADFDAIVRPRRDVGYQSAVQDFFSRLYDAGHIVARTRPLPYCTDCERWLYEAYLKGDCPHCGSGSNGNACEPCGRPNDCADLTDPVCTGCGATPELRDCERLYFPLAPWEQELTAFWDRVDMPPHLRSLCERMRAAGLPEIAVSHPSEWGVPVPVAGFTDQRIYVWFEMAPGYLLEWTGAGETEPAPAPVQFFGFDNGYFHALLFPAAFRAYDPEIALPRAFVVNEFYRLEGLKFSTSRRHAIWAHEELARTGADVLRYHVLSDRPNGRQTSFSPAALAVSRERLAERWDGWLGRLFTAVAESADGLAPAEAPRGPAWERLRARLTETVGQLREAYGVEGYDVRRAVALLDEVVSLAEDFGYVNGFEGERPDGASAYRSALSAQLAVAAALSAWAAPALPYGSARLAALLGLAPEPRRVDAEALAPLAPGTPVAARPGAVFSA; encoded by the coding sequence ATGAGCGACACCACCGCCCACTGGATCACCGCCACCCCGCCCACCCCCAACGGCGACCTCCACATCGGCCACCTCGCCGGGCCCTACCTCGCCGGCGACGTCCTGCGCCGCTTCCTCGCCGCCGAGGGCACCGGCCCCGTCCGCTACACCACCGGCCTCGACGACCACCAGAGCTACGTGCCCGTCCGCGGCCTGAACGACGGCGGACGCAAGGGCGACGAGGTCGCCGACGGCTACGGCGCCTCCATCGAGTCCGTGTGGCGGCAGGCCGGCGCCGACTTCGACGCGATCGTCCGCCCGCGCCGCGACGTCGGCTACCAGTCGGCCGTCCAGGACTTCTTCAGCCGCCTGTACGACGCCGGGCACATCGTCGCCCGGACGCGACCGCTGCCGTACTGCACCGACTGCGAGCGCTGGCTGTACGAGGCCTACCTGAAGGGCGACTGCCCGCACTGCGGCTCCGGCTCCAACGGCAACGCCTGCGAGCCCTGCGGCCGCCCCAACGACTGCGCCGACCTCACCGACCCCGTCTGCACCGGCTGCGGCGCGACCCCCGAACTCCGCGACTGCGAGCGGCTCTACTTCCCCCTCGCCCCCTGGGAGCAGGAACTCACCGCCTTCTGGGACCGGGTCGACATGCCGCCGCACCTGCGCTCCCTCTGCGAGCGGATGCGCGCCGCGGGCCTCCCCGAGATCGCCGTCAGCCACCCCTCCGAATGGGGCGTGCCGGTCCCGGTCGCCGGCTTCACCGACCAGCGGATCTACGTCTGGTTCGAGATGGCCCCCGGCTACCTCCTGGAGTGGACCGGCGCCGGCGAGACCGAACCCGCCCCCGCGCCCGTCCAGTTCTTCGGCTTCGACAACGGCTACTTCCACGCCCTGCTGTTCCCCGCCGCCTTCCGGGCGTACGACCCCGAGATCGCGCTGCCCCGGGCCTTCGTCGTCAACGAGTTCTACCGGCTCGAAGGGCTCAAGTTCTCCACCAGCCGGCGCCACGCCATCTGGGCGCACGAGGAACTCGCCCGGACCGGCGCGGACGTCCTGCGCTACCACGTCCTCTCCGACCGGCCCAACGGCCGCCAGACCAGCTTCAGTCCGGCCGCCCTCGCCGTCAGCCGCGAGCGGCTCGCCGAGCGCTGGGACGGCTGGCTCGGCCGGCTGTTCACCGCCGTCGCCGAGTCCGCCGACGGTCTCGCCCCCGCCGAGGCGCCGCGGGGTCCCGCGTGGGAGCGGCTGCGTGCCCGGCTCACCGAGACCGTCGGACAGCTGCGGGAGGCCTACGGCGTCGAGGGCTACGACGTGCGGCGCGCGGTCGCGCTGCTCGACGAAGTGGTGAGCCTCGCCGAGGACTTCGGGTACGTGAACGGCTTCGAGGGCGAGCGTCCGGACGGCGCCTCCGCATACCGCTCCGCGCTCTCCGCCCAGCTCGCCGTCGCCGCCGCCCTGTCCGCCTGGGCCGCGCCCGCCCTCCCGTACGGCTCCGCCCGGCTCGCCGCGCTCCTCGGCCTCGCGCCGGAACCGCGCCGGGTCGACGCGGAGGCCCTCGCGCCGCTCGCCCCGGGGACGCCGGTGGCGGCCCGGCCCGGGGCGGTCTTCAGTGCCTGA